The Pyrenophora tritici-repentis strain M4 chromosome 2, whole genome shotgun sequence genome window below encodes:
- a CDS encoding MetF, 5,10-methylenetetrahydrofolate reductase — translation MHISKKLTQAREEGKPTFSFEFFPPKTAQGVQNLYDRMDRMHGFGPQFIDLTWGAGGRHSKLTCEMVKVAQTVYGLETCMHLTCTDMEKSKLDDALREAYQSGCTNILALRGDPPREREKWEATAGGFRYAKDLVVYIKEKYGNHFDIGVAGYSEGSDDNDNVDELIDHLKEKVDAGGTFIVTQMFYDVDIFLEWVRKVRAKGIDVPIIPGIMPIHTHAAFLRRAQWTRCNIPQHWTDALEPVKNDDVEVREVGKMLVADMCRKLIAAGITHLHFYTMNLAQATRMVLEELDLLPDVEAPLEKPLPWRPSLGLNRRDENVRPIFWRNRNRSYVARTQDWDEFPNGRWGDSRSPAFGELDSYGIGLKGTNEQNVKLWGSPMCIRDLSDLFVRYMEGKLDSLPWSEQAITTEAGPIRSDLIDLNRRGFLTINSQPAVNGAKSSDPVFGWGPRNGYVYQKAYLEVFVSPEYISEIITRLERDPEFTYYAVNKDGDLKTNAPNEGPNAVTWGVFPGKEIVQPTIVETVSFLAWKDEFYRLGQQWANCHAGVSPSRYVIQDIVDTWYLLNIVHNDFHETRGIFPIFDGLEVKDMDKPLHNPSVDLPGVNGTESTNGTNGTNGDAEAPGLIETAKAAAVEVTNGIKSLAVSN, via the exons ATGCACATCTCCAAGAAACTCACCCAGGCAAGGGAGGAGGGAAAGCCAACCTTCTCCTTTGAATTCTTTCCACCAAAGACCGCGCAG GGAGTCCAAAACCTCTACGACCGCATGGACCGCATGCATGGCTTCGGTCCACAATTCATCGACCTCACATGGGGTGCGGGCGGCCGCCACTCCAAGTTGACATGCGAGATGGTAAAGGTCGCCCAAACCGTCTACGGTCTCGAGACCTGTATGCACCTCACATGTACCGACATGGAGAAGTCCAAGCTCGACGACGCCCTTCGCGAAGCCTACCAATCTGGCTGCACAAACATTCTTGCCCTGAGGGGAGATCCGCCGCGGGAACGAGAGAAGTGGGAAGCAACTGCTGGTGGCTTCCGCTATGCAAAGGATCTGGTCGTATACATCAAGGAGAAATATGGAAACCACTTCGACATTGGTGTGGCAGGATACTCAGAGGGCAGTGATGACAATGACAATGTCGACGAGCTCATCGACCACTTGAAGGAGAAGGTTGACGCCGGAGGAACCTTTATCGTGACCCAGATGTTCTATGATGTCGACATTTTCCTTGAGTGGGTGAGGAAAGTTCGCGCGAAGGGCATTGACGTTCCCATCATCCCTGGTATCATGCCAATCCACACGCACGCAGCCTTCCTACGAAGAGCGCAGTGGACCAGGTGCAACATCCCACAACATTGGACCGATGCCCTTGAACCTGTAAAGAATGACGATGTCGAAGTGCGTGAAGTCGGCAAGATGCTGGTCGCAGACATGTGCCGGAAGCTGATTGCTGCTGGTATCACGCATCTGCATTT TTACACGATGAACCTTGCACAAGCCACGCGCATGGTCCTCGAAGAGCTAGATCTCCTACCAGACGTCGAGGCGCCATTGGAGAAGCCTCTCCCCTGGCGACCCTCTTTGGGTCTCAACCGACGCGACGAAAACGTACGTCCCATTTTCTGGCGCAACCGCAATCGATCCTATGTCGCACGTACACAAGATTGGGACGAGTTTCCCAATGGCCGCTGGGGAGATTCGCGCTCTCCGGCCTTTGGTGAATTGGACTCTTATGGCATTGGTCTGAAGGGCACCAACGAGCAGAACGTAAAGCTATGGGGATCACCCATGTGTATCAGAGATCTGTCCGATCTCTTCGTGCGTTATATGGAAGGAAAACTGGATTCTTTGCCCTGGAGCGAACAGGCCATCACGACTGAAGCCGGGCCCATCCGCAGTGACCTGATTGATTTGAATCGTCGCGGGTTTCTAACCATCAACTCGCAACCTGCTGTCAACGGTGCCAAGTCATCAGACCCAGTGTTTGGCTGGGGTCCCCGTAACGGCTACGTCTATCAAAAGGCGTATTTGgaggtctttgtctctcCGGAATACATCTCCGAGATCATCACTCGTCTGGAGCGCGATCCCGAGTTCACATACTACGCAGTGAACAAGGATGGAGACTTGAAGACGAACGCACCCAATGAAGGACCCAATGCCGTAACATGGGGTGTCTTCCCGGGCAAAGAGATCGTACAGCCGACCATTGTCGAGACGGTCAGCTTCCTCGCTTGGAAGGACGAGTTCTACCGCCTCGGTCAGCAGTGGGCGAACTGCCATGCTGGTGTAAGCCCTTCGCGTTACGTTATTCAGGACATCGTGGACACATGGTACCTGCTCAATATTG TACATAACGACTTCCACGAGACCCGTGGGATCTTCCCCATCTTCGACGGCCTAGAGGTCAAGGACATGGATAAGCCACTGCACAACCCTAGCGTTGACCTCCCTGGAGTCAACGGTACCGAGTCGACAAACGGAACCAATGGCACGAATGGTGACGCTGAAGCTCCAGGCTTGATCGAGACCGCCAAAGCAGCAGCTGTTGAGGTCACGAATGGTATAAAGAGCCTGGCTGTCTCCAACTAA
- a CDS encoding TpiA, Triosephosphate isomerase produces the protein MPPITRPRRIVGVSLKMYFDLPSTLSYVRGVLQLDGDAWNARIDLFVIPDFVSLAESARILESSSIMLGAQDCMWEDKGAYTGEVSPLVLRQVGARIVEIGHAERRAMFGETDETVANKAGAAARNGLIPLVCIGEKTHHSVASAAVGAAIQECRPQVTSVLAAVPDDTEVILAYEPVWAIGAKEPADADHVVNVTKELRKMAAGRKGVTRIVYGGSAGPGTFAKIAEGVDGLFLGRFAHDMHNLKKVVEEVGGA, from the coding sequence ATGCCACCCATCACGCGGCCCCGTCGCATCGTCGGCGTCTCGTTGAAGATGTACTTTGACCTGCCCAGCACCCTCTCCTACGTCCGCGGCGTCTTGCAGCTTGACGGCGATGCCTGGAACGCGCGCATAGACCTCTTCGTCATCCCGGACTTCGTTTCCCTCGCCGAATCAGCCCGCATCCTCGAATCCTCGTCCATCATGCTTGGCGCCCAAGACTGTATGTGGGAAGACAAGGGCGCGTACACAGGAGAAGTCAGCCCGCTTGTGCTACGGCAGGTGGGTGCGAGGATAGTAGAAATTGGACACGCGGAGCGGAGAGCCATGTTCGGTGAGACGGACGAGACGGTTGCGAACAAAGCGGGCGCTGCAGCGAGGAACGGGCTGATACCGCTGGTGTGCATTGGCGAGAAGACTCATCATTCTGTCGCATCAGCAGCTGTCGGTGCAGCGATACAAGAGTGTAGGCCACAAGTCACTTCAGTGCTTGCTGCAGTGCCCGACGATACTGAGGTTATACTGGCCTATGAGCCTGTGTGGGCCATTGGCGCAAAAGAGCCTGCTGATGCAGACCACGTAGTCAACGTGACAAAAGAGCTGAGGAAGATGGCTGCAGGTAGGAAAGGAGTCACAAGAATCGTCTACGGGGGAAGCGCTGGGCCAGGCACCTTTGCCAAGATTGCCGAAGGCGTCGATGGCTTGTTCCTAGGTCGTTTCGCCCATGACATGCACAACCTGAAGAAAGTCGTCGAGGAAGTTGGTGGAGCGTAG